The Triticum aestivum cultivar Chinese Spring chromosome 5A, IWGSC CS RefSeq v2.1, whole genome shotgun sequence genomic sequence tgaaacctatggcccccgggtctattttccatcatataagttctattttacatcatataagttttcggtctactattttgcaatcttttactttccgatctgtaaaccaaaaataccaaaaatatttattttatcgtttatctatctctatcatatctcacttttacaagtaaccatgaagggattgacaacccctttatcgagttgggtgcaagttgtttgattgtttgtgcaggtattcggtgatttgtgcattgtatcctactggattgataccttggttctcaaaccgagggaaacacttatctctactttgctgcatcaccctttcctcttcaaggaaaaaaccaacgcaagctcaagaagtagcaggataCGAGAGTAGCAACGCGGGATGTAAAGCCTGCGCTACTGCCAAGCCCGTTAGCTATAGCAAGGGGTACAAAACCCAACGCTTCTGCTAGGCGGGGCCTGGGAGCTGGGCATGTGTATCCACAGTAGCAGTGCGGGATGTAAAACCCATGCTATTGCTATCTCGCTAGTTGTAGCGCGGGTTTTATCCCCAACGCTGCTACTATTGCCAGCCCCAGGAGGCATGGTGAGGACCACTTAGTAGTAGCCCCGGTTCCGTGAACCCGCACTACTGCTAATGTTCACCTGCAGTGTTGGGTTTAATCTCGCGTTGCTGGTAAATAGCAGCAACGCTGCCTAGCCTACCCACCCCGTGCCACTATTAAGTGCCAGCCTAtagggtttttcctagtagtgcttccaTGCTGCAACCCTTTataagaccaagttgaaagatcaAAACAACTAGCTAGAGAGGGAGGGGTGAATAGGAAACTGCAAATTATAAGTTTACTTCAATGGCAGCATAAATCAGGTTCTCCAGATAAGCGACCGGGCCCTGCCCGGGACTTGTACTTATTGCTTGAATGCATGTATAAGGCAAGCCAGGAACCCTAGGAGGGTACCTAATTCCCTAAATAAACTCTTCTATCAAGTAGGCAGGATTGTAACTTAGACACAAAACTCATCAACGATCCCTTTGATCTCCGGCGATCTATATATCAATACCAACATTCGAacaaggagtagggttttacctccccaGGAGGGCCTAAACCTGGATAAGCTCATTGTTTCCTCATTTATCTCTCAGTCGACCAAGCGCTCATTCTGCCGAACAAATCGCCATCTTCGGACGACACTGTTGGAACAAAACCCCGACAGTACAAATCTTTAATCGATCACATCAGGGAGAACACCTTCTtgggtgatcctatccaacttccaCGATAGAACCCGACGATGTTTCAAGATTTCATCCAAATGCATCGACATATTCGACATCAAGGAACTCATGAGCCACTTCAGAACGATCTAGTCGGGAATCTGTGGCCACTTCAAGGGGACAACTAGAACATATCTCGGGCTAAGTTGAATTCGAATTCGAACTATTTTATTCGAAAACTTTGTATTTGCATTGTAATATTTATATTTAAACTATTGTTGCAATGAAATATTTGCATGCGATTTATGCACGAATTGTGCTATTTATCTAGAGTTATTTTGGGTGCTTCAGACATAAGGAAGAAAAAACAGGCATGCGCATTTGGTGCACACCATTGGATGGCCGACTCCCCTATCGGTGTCCGCGAACATGTTCAAGAAATTTTATGTGTCTGTCCAGCGTTGGAGTTGCCCTATGGATATGAGGTTTCCAATTGGGAAATGTTTGCCTACGGCTGTTCGGCCCAACGCTCGGCCGGTCGCTCGTCCACGCACATGCCACACGGCATAAGGGCCCACACGCAGGCGTCTTTTCCTTATCCTCTCCTCCACATACATCTTATCCTATACGCAGACAGAGCTTCGTCTCTGGGTTTCTCTTCCCCGTCTCCATCTCCGCACTGTCTCTATGTCTAGCCGTGTCTTGGCTTCGACGAGCGCCGCGGCTTCTCCGGTGAGGCCACCACTAGCGGGACCCCATATGCTCCTCTTTTCATCCCTCTCCGATGGGATTTTCTCCTTTTTATCTTGTATAGCTCGTCAGCCCTTTCCCTTCCCGCTCCCCGACGCCACAGAGACCAGAGATGGACCACGGGACGGCGAGAACGGAGGAGGAAGCACAATGGGAACTATAACTGGTGGACGAAAAAGCTATATCCGAATACGCGGGAGCTGCAAACGGTAGGGCGGCAGGGGTGGTGAACCACGACCGGCAAATGAGGTTGTTGCACAAGGACCTGCTGACGACGGCGTCGCAAATGCTACAACCACGTACCACAAAACCTACACCCAACTTGCAAAGATGCTACAACGCGCGCACACCAGAGCTACAACCGCAAGGTGTCAACAAATGCTACAACCGTTCACCATAAAAGCTATAACCACGTTCGTTAGAGTTGCAAACTGAGTTCGCCGGAGTTGTAGCTAGGCAACACTGTGCTACAGCCGTGTGTCGCAGGAGCTACAATCAATTCACGGAGATGCTACAACCACGTATACCGGAGCTGCAACTGGTAAGGCGTCGTTCACTGATGCTACAACCGTTTCACGATGATGATGCGACCCCGACGGCGGTGACAACCTTTTCTTTGCTGCAACCGGCGTTTGTGCAAGCTACAACCTACGTCGATGGAAGCTACAACCGACCATGGCGAGCTGCGGCCGGAAGTTGCTGTAGCTACAATTGGCTAAGATGGAGCAATAGCGACGATGTTACGACCTGCGTCCGGAAGTTGTCGTTGCTACAATCGGCTAAGATGGAGCAATAACGACGATGTTACGGCTTGCGAGTTAATTTGTTGGAACCAGTAGCACGTACTGTTGTATTGGGGGGCATAACCACGCGAGGCACCAGCGTGGCAACCGCTGAGCCGCCGAGCTGCGCCGACGACGGTGAGCCGACGTGTGGAGCTGCAAGCAGGAGGCCAGaggggaggaagcggcgacgaggCGTGCTACGGGACAATAATGCTAAACATACAAagaccccctccctccccctctctaaTTTTCAGGAAGGGTGGGCCGCCTCCCCACTTATTAACCAATCAAATTAACTCTTTTTGTAAAACCTTGTAACTCGTTTATACGTGTACCATTACACGCTACGGGATATTGCATCGGAAGGAAGAAGGAACGCGTGCGAGAGGCTCGATCGGACGGCTACAACAGGAAGGATCGAGGGCCGACCGGCCGGCTCCTACCACCGGCCTGTCCGATTTGGCCTAAATCGATGTGGTTACAGGGCGACCACTACTGGCTATAAAGTTTGTAGTGGTAGGGGTACCGGTACAGATCTTCCATGGATCGCATCAGCCAGGACGCCTTCTTTCCAGCGGAAACAGCGGGAATGGCCTCGCCCTGCCGCCCATAGTGGTTGTGCAGCCCCATGCTCTTTTGCCGTCCAACTCGCCCTCCCctggccccgccgccgcgcctACAGTACAGTACAATCCGAGAGCATCAGTTCCGCTGTTAACCGAGAGCTTGCGCGACCGCGGACACGCTACCGCTCGCCGCCGTCGAACCTTCAGGAGCAAGGACTACGTGCTGGTCACCGAGCTTCATCGTCTGCCGTGCAGCCAACAATATGTTATTTTTTGTCCCGCGTGCATGCAGATGTTCCAATATCCAATAATCCAAATATAGTACCATCTCGCTGATGTGGTTGCCGCGAGGCAAATGCACGCCTCGTGCCTAATTCCTTTCCCTAACACTCACGCTGCCATCATTATTCCTACCCTAACGTCGCGTCACATACAGTAATAACGCACAGTGCATTATTGCCAGGAAAAAAGGTTACTTACCACGGTCGAAGTTTCAATTTGGGCCTAAATCGACGTGGTTAATTGCAAGGGGACAACTGGCTGCAAAAGTTGGTGGCGGTGGTACAGACCTTCCGTCGGTCGCGCGCATTGGTGTAGGCCGGCAAAGGGGCGTAAGTTTCACCCGCTAATGATTCATTGGAGCCATGAGAACCAGGAAGCTTATTACGTACTACCGTATTACTGTTACCGCCTTACCTAACTCGGCGTCGCCGTCCATAGGGGCCACCGGCGCGCATGGCCGGCCTCCGCCCTCTCGTTCTCTCAACCACTTCCCTTTCCGGCCCTATAAAGTTGGCGACGCCCCAAACTTAACCAGCAGCGGTAGAGCTCCTTCTTCTACCCGTAGCTCGTACGTGGCATCTCCATCTCACCAACAATCTTGTTTAGACAGGCAGTGTAAAAGTGACAGCAACAAtgaccgtcgtcgccgccgccgccgccgcgcaggaGCTGCCCGGGCACGGGCAGACCGTGTGCGTCACCGGCGCCGCCGGGTACATCGCGTCGTGGCTCGTCAAGCTGCTCCTGGAGCGGGGCTACACCGTCAAGGGCACCGTGAGGAACCCAGGCACGCGCACCATCCAGATTCAAGTTCATAGTAACCAACGACATTACTGCGTTGCTTAACTTCGGGGCTAAATTGACGTGCGTGATGCTGCAGATGATCCGAAGAACGCGCATCTGAGGGCGCTGGACGGCGCCGCCGAGAGGCTGGTCCTCTGCAAGGCCGACCTCCTCGACTACGACGCCATCTGCGCCGCCGTCGAGGGCTGCCACGGCGTGTTCCACACCGCCTCCCCCGTCACCGACGACCCCGTACGCCACGCCTCCTGCCCTGTCCTTGTTCGTTGCGTGCTGATGTGTCTTCGCTTCAGTTGCTCACGCCTGCGGTGAACTCGGTCGTACGTCTGAACAGGAGCAGATGGTGGAGCCGGCGGTGAGGGGCACGGAGTACGTGATCAACGCGGCGGCGGACGCCGGCACCGTGCGCCGGGTGGTGTTCACGTCCTCCATCGGCGCCGTCACCATGGACCCCAACCGCGGTCCCGACGTGGTCGTCGACGAGTCCTGCTGGAGCGACCTTGAATTCTGCAAGAAAACCAAGGTCAGCAGTTCAGTCCCCTTCGGCTTTTGTTCCACTTCAGAAGTCTTCTTTTATCTTTCTTTTATGAATCTTCAGAAGTCTTCGTTAGTTGCATCCATCCAGAACAGGCAGAAAATCCCTTCCAAAAAACCGAATAGGCAGAAAATTAATGGGTTTAATCACATGCCCTCTTGTGATCGAAACACAAACAGGACATGATTAATTGTATGAGATGTTGCATGCACAAGCGAAACATAATATCTAGATTTTAAAAGTtttctcaacaacaacaacaaaaaagagaCTATTATATATAGATTTAAAATGCTATGCCCTACGTGTGTCGATGAGAAATTGCTTCTTTTTTGGTACCGTACTCATACCGATTAAGAAGTCCTCTTCTGGCATGCTAAATTATGTCGAAATTGGCCGCACGCATAAACAGTAAGTACACTACGCAGTTTTGGTGAACGCGTGTGCAGCCGGCATCTTGCTTTCGGAAGCTCACACAAACATTCGGCAACATCGTTCACCATGTCGCACACTCACGTGCAATTCTTTCCTCCAACGTACGGAAAGGGAAAGCGGAGCGTCGTTTTCACCACCAACTCCAGAATATAACATCTGGGTAAGACGATTAACCAACGGATCAAGCGAAGACGTATCACAGGATTCGGAGTCAATCTTGTTCACGGCTGATGCAAGTCATTATCGACGAGTATATCATTACATTCCTCCCATAATGGTGTAGCACAAGCCTCTTTGATTGCGAAGTTGATCGAAAGCCTCTGTGCAAGTAGGACACGGATGTCGACTAGAAAATCAGGGAAAAGCATTCACCACGGCCCCGCAAGATGCGCGCTGTCGCGTAACTATTGCCTAAGGATGACGTCAGCGCCGAACCTCTGACATGGACGAGATTTTTTTTTTTGCTGGTGCGCCAGAACTGGTACTGCTACGGCAAggcggtggcggagcaggcggCGTGGGAGAAGGCCGCGGCGCGCGGGGTCGACCTCGTCGTGGTGAACCCAGTGCTGGTGGTGGGGCCGCTGCTGCAGCCGACGGTGAACGCCAGCGCCGCGCACATCCTCAAGTACCTCGACGGCTCCGCCAAGAAGTACGCCAACGCGGTGCAGGCGTACGTGGACGTGCGCGACGTCGCCGCCGCGCACGTCCGGGTCTTCGAGGCGCCCGGGGCCTCCGGCCGCCACCTCTGCGCCGAGCGCGTCCTGCACCGCGAGGACGTCGTCCACATCCTCGGCAAGCTCTTCCCCGAGTACCCCGTCCCAACAAGGTGAGTGCCCGCATGCAACATCCTCCCTACGTTCTCGCAACATTTCTTGCTCTGTTTTACCTAGCTGTCTCATGTTCTGATCTTGCAAAATCTCACTTCAGAGGATTTACTTGCTCTACTTGAGGATTTAAGGTTTAATTTGGTTAGTAGGGGTGCTAGTAACTTGATGAGTGCCTCTGATTTGGAAATCTTATTTAGTGCTTGGTTAAGGTGGATGTGGGTCCCACCCTAGGTTGGTAAGTAGGGACGAGAGTGCAGAGCGGCTTACTGATCACTAAAGCTCTAGGAGTAGGTGCGGCGGGTGAACGAGAACTCACTGGTGACGCCACGAAAAGAGACCTAGGCTTTCTTGCACTTAGTACCGCGAAACGACTTGGAATATAAAGCTTTTAAACTGTCATGTGTAAGAGTGAAGCATACTGGCTGGAACACTTGTCCTGACGTGTAAATGGGCATTCCCTCGCTGGCAGGCAAGATAATATGCACACTGACACAAACCCTTCAGTTTGATCAGTACGTAAGCTAGTAGTAAAAAAGATCTGACCTAATCTGTAATAGTGTTTATGTTAGCAATGAAAAACTGAAATAAGAAGTACCTGTGAAGCACTTCCATCAAGAAGTAGACCTCTCCAGACAGTTTCAAACCCACTTTGAATGTCTGTCTTTGGTGGAGTGTGAGCCTGAAAAGTGGTAGTAGTTGAAATTAGTAGAAAATGTGGCATCAAGATATCttagacaaaaaatatatatttgtcTACTCAATGATTGGCAATAGCTTACTCAGTTCCTCTGTCCTTTTGGAGCGATCAAATTAATTACACTTCATGGCCTATGAATTGACAAGTGGAGCAATTAGGGGAAAGCTTCATGGTCAGGAAGTAGTGAAGTGCCAAGTGATCATATTAAAAATTGTGCACTTTGGCTAAATAACATATCCCGGTTATAAAAAAGGAAGACAAATGATGTCGCTTGAGCTTTCTGCTCCTGAGTTTAAAATAGGAACCAAATCACGTAGCTTGAGCTTTCTGCTCCTGATGACCTGATGCCTTGTTTAAAACGAGCAATTGTGCTGTGTGATCATCATACACAGTAAGCTCAGCAGCATGCTAGTGCAGTCATATGGGCCATTATTGGCTTAGGTAAGCAAATCAGAACTAACTGTTGTGCTGTGTGATCATCCAAAAACACTTTTCCTACCTTACCTTTGATCTAGTGAGCAGTGACCTTTCTTTTTGCTGATGTGGTGAGTAGTGACTGTTCTTAATTGGAACGGATGGTGGAGAATGACAAATTCGTCTGTAGTGCCACCGAAGGGAGCAATACTTTTGATTTTGCTCCGGCGCAATGATAAGTGGTAAAATGAATGGAACCTGCTGCAGTttcataatactccctccgtaaagaaatataagagcatttagatcactaaagtgtACTGCATCTTTGGTGTATGCGGCATCTTTGGTGACATGTGTCAAGGTTGTGCTCAGGTGCTCTGACGAGGTGAACCCACGGAAGCAGCCTTACAAGATGTCCAACCAGAAGCTGCAGGACCTTGGCCTCCAGTTCACCCCTGTCAACGACTCCCTGTACGAGACGGTGAAGAGCCTCCAGGAGAAGGGGCACCTCCCGGCGCCGAGGAAAGATATCATCCTCCCAGCAGAGCTGGACGGTGCAACGGCGTGATGGTGCTGAAGAAACAGCGCGGTTCACGTTTTTCTGTAACGCGGTGGGACATCATATGTGGTCTGCTTGTGTATACATCCTATCTAATATCGTGTTATTTATGTGGACTAAGCAATGTAATGTATCGGCTTCGATGATCAACACTTAAAAGTGAGCTTTCGCAAACTATTCCTTGGGTTTGCTGCCAGCCTTCCCTTCTTTATTGATGCAATGCAGTTGCTTGTTTGTGCCTGAACATTCTCTCACAAGTAGATATGGCCTCACATGGCAACAGTGTATCTTTTCAGTATATCGAATGTCACTACTCACTAATACATGGAATTTAGATAACAAGGAAGCTTGCAGGACCTTCTCCACATATAGATACATGGTAAAAAGAGTGTTAAGTGTTCAAGAAATAGCCTTTTGCCAGAACAATAGTGGTAGGTAGGGTATGATGAGAAAGGGGATACCAGAGAACATGAGCGAAAGCAATATTAACTTATACGAGTAACAAAACAAAAGTAACAAAATTATCTATCTAGAAGATACGCAGAAAGCTATCTTAGGTAAGGACAGAAGAGTGGTTATAGAAAAGGTGTCTTGGTGTAACTTTCAAGTTTCAggcactaccggactcgcggtctatgcctacggccagGGGCCGACGGCATAGgtcctttgccgtcggcatagatctatgcctacggctgccgtcggcatagacccgtcGGCGTAGATATCGTCAGCGTAGTCTTGTTAGACCGTCGacgtagtatagccgtcggcataggggcttatgccgacggccagggtcagccgtcggcatagtttagccgtcggcagtgtttttccgtctgacggcaacggacggcgccgtcaaaagcgcTGACGAGTCATGGGAAGCCACGTGGTAGAGGTAcgccgacggcttggccgtcggcataggtagaAATCTATGCCGGCGGCCTAGCCGGCGGCGTACCTCTGCCACGTGGCGTTCCGTGGTGCTCCTGGTGGCAgtgctatgcctacggcaaagccgtaggcatagatggaatctatgccgacggctttgccgtaggcatagcacagccacgtggcaagccctggtaactcctgggcttatatatgccgacggctttgccgtaggcatagtttttttccctgttttctctttttcaaTTCATTTGACAACATTTCAAAGCAGCATAATATGAAA encodes the following:
- the LOC542866 gene encoding cinnamoyl-CoA reductase 1 isoform X2, with translation MTVVAAAAAAQELPGHGQTVCVTGAAGYIASWLVKLLLERGYTVKGTVRNPDDPKNAHLRALDGAAERLVLCKADLLDYDAICAAVEGCHGVFHTASPVTDDPEQMVEPAVRGTEYVINAAADAGTVRRVVFTSSIGAVTMDPNRGPDVVVDESCWSDLEFCKKTKNWYCYGKAVAEQAAWEKAAARGVDLVVVNPVLVVGPLLQPTVNASAAHILKYLDGSAKKYANAVQAYVDVRDVAAAHVRVFEAPGASGRHLCAERVLHREDVVHILGKLFPEYPVPTRLCSGALTR
- the LOC542866 gene encoding cinnamoyl-CoA reductase 1 isoform X1 translates to MTVVAAAAAAQELPGHGQTVCVTGAAGYIASWLVKLLLERGYTVKGTVRNPDDPKNAHLRALDGAAERLVLCKADLLDYDAICAAVEGCHGVFHTASPVTDDPEQMVEPAVRGTEYVINAAADAGTVRRVVFTSSIGAVTMDPNRGPDVVVDESCWSDLEFCKKTKNWYCYGKAVAEQAAWEKAAARGVDLVVVNPVLVVGPLLQPTVNASAAHILKYLDGSAKKYANAVQAYVDVRDVAAAHVRVFEAPGASGRHLCAERVLHREDVVHILGKLFPEYPVPTRCSDEVNPRKQPYKMSNQKLQDLGLQFTPVNDSLYETVKSLQEKGHLPAPRKDIILPAELDGATA